The following proteins are co-located in the Rhodococcus opacus B4 genome:
- a CDS encoding CCA tRNA nucleotidyltransferase has protein sequence MTAPSLDDERRTRLLAGAAMTLRELSEVLTPLGEKFASAGHELYLVGGSVRDAILGRLGTDLDFTTDARPEQVQKLLSGWVDNQWDTGIEFGTISAAKAGQQIEITTYRADAYDRVSRNPVVQFGTKLEDDLVRRDFTVNAMAVRIGADGSQDFVDPLNGMDALLAGMLDTPSAPENSFNDDPLRMLRAARFVSQLGFTLHERVHAAIADMAPQIERITAERVRAELDKLILGEFPIDGMNVMCETGLADFVLPEVPQMKLEIDEHHQHKDVYWHSLTVLKQAVDLEDGDPDLVLRWAALLHDIGKPDTKRNEPGGGVSFHHHEVVGAKMVRKRMRALKYSKQMVDDVSQLVFLHLRFHGYGKGQWTDSAVRRYVTDAGPLLPRLHKLVRADCTTRNKRRAAALQATYDDIEERIARIAEQEDLARVRPDLDGNAIMELLGIPAGPDVGKAWKYLKELRLDRGPLSRDEAEAELLSWWAAQQA, from the coding sequence GTGACTGCCCCTTCTCTCGACGACGAGCGCCGTACGCGACTGCTTGCCGGCGCCGCGATGACGCTGCGCGAGCTGTCCGAAGTCCTGACGCCGCTCGGTGAGAAGTTCGCTTCCGCCGGTCACGAGTTGTACCTGGTGGGGGGCAGTGTCCGGGACGCGATCCTGGGTCGCCTCGGCACCGACCTCGACTTCACCACCGACGCCCGCCCGGAGCAGGTGCAGAAACTGCTGTCCGGCTGGGTCGACAACCAGTGGGACACGGGCATCGAGTTCGGGACGATCAGCGCCGCCAAGGCGGGTCAGCAGATCGAGATCACGACGTACCGGGCGGACGCCTACGACCGGGTGTCGCGCAATCCCGTCGTCCAGTTCGGGACGAAACTCGAGGACGACCTGGTGCGGCGCGATTTCACGGTCAATGCGATGGCCGTCCGGATCGGTGCGGACGGCTCGCAGGACTTCGTCGACCCCCTGAACGGCATGGATGCGTTGCTGGCCGGGATGCTGGACACGCCGTCGGCCCCGGAGAACTCGTTCAACGACGACCCGCTGCGCATGCTGCGGGCCGCCCGCTTCGTGTCCCAGCTGGGTTTCACGCTGCACGAGCGCGTGCACGCGGCCATCGCCGACATGGCCCCGCAGATCGAGCGGATCACGGCCGAGCGCGTGCGGGCGGAACTGGACAAGCTGATTCTCGGCGAGTTCCCCATCGACGGCATGAACGTGATGTGCGAGACCGGTCTGGCCGATTTCGTGCTGCCCGAGGTGCCGCAGATGAAGCTCGAGATCGACGAGCACCACCAGCACAAGGACGTGTACTGGCACTCGCTGACCGTGCTGAAGCAGGCCGTCGACCTCGAGGACGGCGATCCCGACCTGGTGCTGCGGTGGGCGGCGCTGCTGCACGACATCGGCAAACCGGACACCAAGCGCAACGAGCCGGGTGGCGGTGTGAGCTTCCACCACCACGAGGTGGTCGGCGCCAAGATGGTCCGCAAGCGGATGCGGGCCCTGAAGTACTCGAAGCAGATGGTCGACGACGTCTCGCAGCTCGTGTTTCTCCACCTGCGGTTCCACGGCTACGGCAAGGGGCAGTGGACCGATTCCGCGGTGCGCCGGTACGTGACGGACGCCGGTCCGCTGCTGCCGCGGCTCCACAAGCTGGTCCGCGCCGATTGCACCACCCGCAACAAGCGGCGGGCGGCCGCGCTGCAGGCGACTTATGACGACATCGAGGAGCGGATCGCCCGGATCGCCGAGCAGGAAGACCTCGCCCGGGTGCGTCCTGACCTCGACGGCAACGCGATCATGGAACTGCTCGGCATTCCCGCCGGACCGGACGTCGGGAAGGCCTGGAAGTACCTCAAGGAACTCCGGCTCGACCGCGGTCCTCTCAGCCGGGACGAGGCCGAGGCCGAACTGCTGTCGTGGTGGGCCGCGCAGCAGGCCTGA
- a CDS encoding NUDIX hydrolase, giving the protein MSAAERANRSRRNSRRRGAVGKPAKPHMRTVRETSAGGLVVNGLGGPREHLCAALIGRTDRRGRLLWSLPKGHIEQGETAEQTAMREVEEETGIQGTVLASLGSIDYWFVTEGRRVHKTVHHYLLRCLGGELSDEDVEVTEVAWVPLAELGSRLAYADERKLAEIAGDLISKMTTTPPAPDLKLQKGPDAG; this is encoded by the coding sequence GTGTCTGCTGCCGAACGTGCGAACAGGAGTCGCCGCAACTCGCGGCGGCGCGGCGCCGTCGGCAAACCCGCGAAACCCCACATGAGGACGGTGCGCGAAACGTCGGCGGGCGGGCTCGTCGTCAACGGTCTCGGCGGGCCGCGGGAGCATCTGTGCGCCGCGCTGATCGGCCGCACCGACCGTCGCGGGCGGCTCCTGTGGTCGCTGCCCAAGGGACATATCGAGCAGGGCGAGACCGCCGAACAGACCGCGATGCGTGAGGTCGAGGAGGAGACCGGCATCCAGGGCACCGTCCTGGCGTCGCTCGGCAGCATCGACTACTGGTTCGTCACCGAGGGCCGCCGGGTCCACAAGACCGTCCATCACTATCTGCTGCGATGCCTCGGCGGGGAACTGTCGGACGAGGACGTGGAAGTCACCGAGGTAGCGTGGGTGCCGCTCGCCGAGCTGGGATCACGCCTGGCCTACGCAGACGAACGGAAACTCGCAGAAATCGCCGGTGACTTGATCTCCAAGATGACTACCACTCCGCCCGCACCCGACCTGAAGCTCCAGAAGGGGCCAGACGCCGGATGA